One window of the Strix uralensis isolate ZFMK-TIS-50842 chromosome 3, bStrUra1, whole genome shotgun sequence genome contains the following:
- the MSGN1 gene encoding mesogenin-1, whose amino-acid sequence MDKLHETLINMEDALGSEHSVCLSSWDWKSAAGAFELHPISSPHSLSPTPSFESYSTSPCPVAAETPYGSGGGSSLVGYSLVDFPPAYLPSPGQARLPKGTKVRMSAQRRRKASEREKLRMRTLADALHTLRNYLPPIYSQRGQPLTKIQTLKYTIKYISELTELLNSVKRV is encoded by the coding sequence ATGGACAAACTGCATGAGACATTGATAAACATGGAAGATGCTTTGGGTTCGGAGCACTCTGTCTGCTTATCGTCCTGGGACTGGAAAAGTGCCGCAGGGGCTTTCGAGCTGCACCCCATCTCGTCTCCGCACAGCTTATCCCCGACACCCTCCTTTGAATCCTACTCCACGTCCCCTTGCCCAGTGGCGGCAGAGACCCCCTACGGCAGCGGCGGTGGCAGCAGCTTGGTGGGCTACAGCCTGGTGGACTTCCCCCCCGCCTacctgcccagccccgggcaggctCGGCTGCCCAAGGGCACCAAGGTGCGGATGTCTGCCCAGCGCAGGAGGAAGGCCAGTGAGAGGGAGAAGCTGCGGATGAGGACCCTGGCCGACGCGCTCCACACGCTGCGCAACTACCTGCCCCCCATCTACAGCCAGAGGGGACAGCCCCTCACCAAAATACAAACCCTGAAGTACACCATCAAGTACATCAGCGAACTGACGGAGCTCCTCAACAGCGTCAAGCGGGTGTAG